One Palaemon carinicauda isolate YSFRI2023 chromosome 5, ASM3689809v2, whole genome shotgun sequence DNA window includes the following coding sequences:
- the LOC137640900 gene encoding uncharacterized protein, producing the protein METASFPLCSSALLSRWIVKFGIPEHIISDRGTSFTSQLWTSLWNFMEITLHQTTAYSNSAANRMVERCHKTLRAALISHYKDFSWFTQLPWVILRLRTPFKEALDISPTDKMYGDQLVIPAQFLAHYFSYYIHMTCGLA; encoded by the coding sequence ATGGAAACTGCATCGTTCCCCTTGtgttcatctgccttactctcaagatggatagtgaaatttggtatccctgagcatattatttctgataggggtacctctttcacctctcaattgtggacctcATTATGGAATTTCATggaaatcaccctacatcagacaactgcctactcCAACTCTGCTgcaaacagaatggttgaacgctGTCATAAAACTCTCagagcagctttgatatcccactACAAAGACTTcagctggtttacccagcttccttgGGTCATCCTTAGACTAAGAACCCCCTTTAAAGAAGCCTTGGATATCTCGCCAACTGATAAAATGTATGGTGACCAGTTGGTCATCCCTGCCcaatttttggcccattacttttcatactatatacacatgacatgtggtttggcctag